From the Thermosynechococcus sp. genome, the window TTGCTCAGACACTGAATCCACTGCGGGCAAGTGCCAGCATAGGACAGGTGACCTCTGTATCACAGCTTTCTGATGTACGTCCCACCGATTGGGCCTACCAAGCCCTTGCTGCTTTAGTGGAAAAATATGGTTGTATTGCCGGCTATCCCGATGGCACCTTTCGCGGCAACCGCGCCCTGACGCGGTTTGAAATGGCGGCGGCTTTAAATGCCTGCCTCGATGTAATTAGCGATCGCTTTGCCAGCAAAGAAGATCTCGCTACAGTGCAACGGCTCTCTCAGGAATTTACTGCCGAATTAGCCACGCTTCGCGGGCGGGTAGATCAGCTGGAAGCGCGTACTGCCAACCTAGAAGCTCAGCAATTCTCCACAACCACCAAGTTATCCGTGGATGCCGTGATGGCCTTTCAAGCCGGTGGCAATACAGGCCAAGTAGTTGATCCCGTCACGGGGACTGTGTTTGCCGGGGGGGGCTATAACCCCACAGTGATCAGCCGTGTAGAACTGAACCTGAATACCAGTTTCCGCGGTACCGACTTGCTGACCACAACGCTGGAGGTGGGTAACAATGGCGTAGATACCTTTGGGCAAACGGGGATTGGTACCAACGGCCTCCTTGCCGGTGGTTCTGTGGATTATGGCGGTGTTGGAGCAGCTGCGAATCTATTTCGCCTTTTTTATACCTTCAAGCCCACGGCCGACTTGACAATCGGCATAGGCCCGCAGTTTTACCCCAGTGATATTGTGGATACCAACAGCTACGCTAACGATTCATTCACGGATTTTAGTTCCAACTTTTTTATCAACAATCCCCTGATTGTCCCCTTTGCCGTGAATGATCCCGGCGGCGCAGGGGTGAGTATTGAATGGAACCCAGGAGGAGGGTTCTTTACCCTGCGCAGTGTCTATGTTGCCGCCACTGCCAACGCCCCCGGCGGTGTAGCCACAGGGGGGGGCCTGTTTGGCGATCCCTATCAGGGAACTGTGGAATTGGAGTTTGCGCGCGCCTTTGGGGCCAATGAACAAAACAATTTTGCTGTTCGCCTGCAATACACCAACTCCTCGACCTTGAACATCTCCCAAAATGCAGGTGGGGTCAATGCGGAACTGTCCCTGGGCAAGTTTGGCCTCTTTGGGCGCTATGCCTACTCCGATATGAAGCTCTATGGGGATGGAGCCACCATTAATGGCCTAGGGCCCTTTGCCGTCGAGCCGGGTGCCCTTGTCATTCCTGCCGGTGGGCAAGTGAATACTACGGCGCACACATGGATGGTCGGCCTTGCCTACCGGGATTTGCTCACCGAGGGGTCGCTATTGGCGGCGGCCGTGGGCCAGCCCTTTATTAATTCGTTGCCCTCAGCCCCGCAAGTTAATGATGCCACCCAAACGAACTATGAACTCTTTTTCCGCTATCCCCTGAGCGACAATATTTTAATTACACCGGTGTTTATGGCGATAACCAATGCCCACAATCGCTCTGACAGCAGTCCCCTTTTGCAGGGGCTGATCCGCACCACATTTAGCTTCTAGGAAAAGGCCTCCAGTTGTTGTGAAACGGGCGGTAGGATAAAAAAATGCACAATTATGGAACACTTCAAAGTCTATGCTGCATCCGCGTTTAGCTGCTGCCTTTGAGCAGCGTTCGGCTCTCAAGATCATCAGTGGCCTGAACAACTTTGATCGCGATCGCGTGCGGGCGGTCGTGACCGCCGCCGATCAGGGGGGCGCCACCTTTGTGGATATGGCTGCCGATCCTGAACTGGTGCGCCTTGCAAAGGAATTAACAACGCTGCCGGTCTGCGTGTCGGCGGTGGAGCCCTTGCAACTGCTGCAGGCGGTTGCTGCGGGTGCCGATTTGGTGGAAATTGGCAACTACGATAGTTTCTACGCCCAAGGGCGGGTGTTTAGTGCCGAGGAAGTCCTGGCCTTGACGCGCCAAACTCGTGAGCTGCTGCCCCAGATCATGCTGTCGGTGACGGTGCCCCATACGCTGCCTTTAGATCAACAGGTTGCCCTGGCTGAGGCCTTGGTGGCCGCTGGTGCCGATGTGATTCAAACGGAGGGGGGAACGAGTAGCCAGCCCCACCACGGTGGCACCTTGGGCCTGATTGAAAAAGCAGCACCCACATTGGCAGCCGCCTATGAAATTTCCCGTGCTGTTTCGGTGCCGGTGCTGTGTGCTTCGGGGCTTTCGACGGTGACGATTCCGCTGGCGATCGCCGCTGGGGCGGCGGGTGTCGGGGTTGGTTCTGCCGTCAACCAACTCAATAGTGAAGTGGCCATGGTGGCCAGTGTGCGCGCCCTTGCCGAAGCGGTCAACGCTGCCATTGCCCTCCACCGCTAACCCTGTGGTCAACCCCTCTCGATTGGCGCTGGCCTGTGCGAATC encodes:
- a CDS encoding DUF561 domain-containing protein; this translates as MLHPRLAAAFEQRSALKIISGLNNFDRDRVRAVVTAADQGGATFVDMAADPELVRLAKELTTLPVCVSAVEPLQLLQAVAAGADLVEIGNYDSFYAQGRVFSAEEVLALTRQTRELLPQIMLSVTVPHTLPLDQQVALAEALVAAGADVIQTEGGTSSQPHHGGTLGLIEKAAPTLAAAYEISRAVSVPVLCASGLSTVTIPLAIAAGAAGVGVGSAVNQLNSEVAMVASVRALAEAVNAAIALHR
- a CDS encoding iron uptake porin, producing MAKSLTAVIVGALGINVFLLNSGVFAQTLNPLRASASIGQVTSVSQLSDVRPTDWAYQALAALVEKYGCIAGYPDGTFRGNRALTRFEMAAALNACLDVISDRFASKEDLATVQRLSQEFTAELATLRGRVDQLEARTANLEAQQFSTTTKLSVDAVMAFQAGGNTGQVVDPVTGTVFAGGGYNPTVISRVELNLNTSFRGTDLLTTTLEVGNNGVDTFGQTGIGTNGLLAGGSVDYGGVGAAANLFRLFYTFKPTADLTIGIGPQFYPSDIVDTNSYANDSFTDFSSNFFINNPLIVPFAVNDPGGAGVSIEWNPGGGFFTLRSVYVAATANAPGGVATGGGLFGDPYQGTVELEFARAFGANEQNNFAVRLQYTNSSTLNISQNAGGVNAELSLGKFGLFGRYAYSDMKLYGDGATINGLGPFAVEPGALVIPAGGQVNTTAHTWMVGLAYRDLLTEGSLLAAAVGQPFINSLPSAPQVNDATQTNYELFFRYPLSDNILITPVFMAITNAHNRSDSSPLLQGLIRTTFSF